The following coding sequences are from one Desulfosporosinus orientis DSM 765 window:
- a CDS encoding YitT family protein: protein MIKYFLGIVLGSTIVSISINTLIIPNDIADGGITGIAIILHYLFNWPVSWAVLLLNLPLFFLGMRIVGRNFLVLSILGVGVLSATLSLTTHLPALTHDTLLAAISGGVLTGIGMGIIFRSRGSLGGTDILAVLLTRKTSFSVGQILLGIDAVIFLCAAILFEPEMAMYAMIYMFIATRVVDLVQEGLSLSKSVLVVTSQPYKIAEDIMAKLERGVTLFQAIGAFSGEEKQVVYCVINRSELSQIKQIVREQDPRAFLAVSEVPEVVGEGFSSWKGH, encoded by the coding sequence TTGATCAAGTACTTTTTAGGGATTGTATTAGGATCCACTATAGTGAGTATTAGTATTAATACCTTGATTATCCCCAATGATATTGCGGATGGTGGGATCACAGGGATTGCCATCATTCTCCATTACCTATTTAATTGGCCGGTTAGTTGGGCAGTGCTTTTGCTAAATTTGCCCCTGTTTTTTCTGGGGATGCGCATCGTAGGGCGTAATTTTTTAGTGCTTAGTATCCTTGGGGTAGGTGTTCTCTCAGCTACTCTGTCTTTAACAACTCACCTCCCGGCATTAACCCATGATACTTTATTGGCAGCTATTTCAGGAGGTGTTCTGACGGGGATAGGAATGGGTATCATTTTTAGATCCAGAGGGTCCCTTGGCGGAACCGATATTTTAGCTGTCTTGTTAACAAGAAAGACCTCATTTAGTGTTGGTCAGATTTTGCTGGGGATTGATGCCGTTATTTTTCTGTGTGCCGCTATCTTATTTGAGCCTGAGATGGCTATGTACGCAATGATTTATATGTTTATTGCCACAAGGGTTGTGGATCTCGTCCAAGAAGGCTTGAGTCTTTCTAAGTCAGTCTTAGTGGTAACCTCACAGCCTTATAAAATAGCTGAAGATATTATGGCCAAACTTGAGCGTGGGGTAACACTTTTTCAAGCGATTGGTGCTTTTTCCGGGGAAGAAAAACAAGTTGTTTATTGTGTTATCAATCGTTCGGAGCTGTCACAAATAAAACAAATTGTCCGTGAGCAAGATCCCCGAGCTTTTTTGGCTGTTTCTGAAGTGCCGGAAGTAGTAGGAGAAGGCTTTTCATCTTGGAAAGGGCATTGA
- a CDS encoding ABC transporter permease — MFRIKATKNLTLLGFILVVSFVFIALFAQAIAPYDPLQIALNESLQKPSWAHLMGTDILGRDVFSRIIYGTRTSLTIGVAATGISLVIGVVVGAISGYYGGWIDSLIMRITDVFLAFPFFLLALAIMTFLGSSFMNVFLVLGTVGWTHYARLVRGQVMFVKVSLFIEAARALGAKDSRIVFKHILPSSIAPVIAYMTLNIGSVILAEAGLSFLGMGVHPPAASWGLMLAESKDYFFNASWMVIWPGTAIFLTVLGYNLLGDGLRDALDPRFKQYTKSKSKKGW; from the coding sequence GTGTTTCGCATAAAAGCAACAAAAAACTTAACCTTACTAGGGTTCATTTTGGTTGTTTCTTTTGTTTTTATCGCCCTATTTGCTCAGGCAATTGCACCCTATGATCCCCTGCAAATTGCCCTGAACGAATCATTGCAAAAACCCAGTTGGGCTCACTTAATGGGAACGGATATTCTTGGCCGGGATGTTTTCAGCAGAATCATTTACGGAACGAGAACATCGTTGACCATTGGAGTGGCAGCAACCGGTATTTCTTTAGTAATCGGTGTTGTCGTTGGTGCAATTTCCGGATATTATGGCGGTTGGATTGACTCCTTAATCATGCGCATCACAGATGTTTTCTTAGCCTTTCCTTTTTTTCTTCTGGCCCTAGCAATTATGACTTTTTTGGGTTCAAGCTTTATGAATGTTTTCCTTGTTCTAGGTACTGTAGGGTGGACTCATTATGCACGACTGGTTCGCGGGCAAGTCATGTTCGTGAAAGTAAGCTTATTTATTGAGGCTGCCAGGGCCTTAGGCGCCAAAGATTCACGAATTGTATTCAAACATATCCTGCCCAGCTCTATTGCTCCAGTCATTGCCTATATGACCCTGAATATTGGATCCGTGATCTTGGCAGAAGCCGGGTTGAGCTTTTTAGGAATGGGGGTCCATCCGCCGGCGGCAAGTTGGGGCTTGATGCTGGCGGAAAGTAAAGATTATTTCTTCAATGCTTCATGGATGGTTATTTGGCCGGGGACAGCCATTTTTTTAACAGTATTAGGTTACAATCTATTGGGGGATGGATTGCGTGATGCCCTGGATCCGCGCTTTAAACAATATACAAAATCAAAATCAAAAAAAGGTTGGTAA
- a CDS encoding ABC transporter permease — translation MMIRYIILRILQLIPVLLGISMITFLMMSLIPGDPVAMILGQHISPQTMENIRQELGLDQPLLRQYFHYLWNTLHGDFGRSYIQHQEVSQMLLEKIPVTFCLALLALTIALTLGTLLGVMSAVMKNTVWDTFTTLLVSTGVSLPSFWLGMILQLIFGVVFHSLPVSGIGGEGFDLKYYILPATALGLASMALYARLTRACLLEVLEEDYIRTAYAKGLAKHAVIIKHALRNALIPIVTQAGTDFATLMGGAVLTETIFSLPGVGFMLFNAISRRDYPVVQGVTLFLALVFVVVNLIVDILYVFLDPRIRYE, via the coding sequence ATGATGATACGTTACATTATCCTGCGTATTCTGCAATTAATACCTGTTTTATTGGGAATATCCATGATAACTTTTCTGATGATGTCTTTAATTCCTGGAGATCCTGTTGCAATGATCTTGGGACAACATATTTCCCCCCAGACCATGGAGAACATTCGCCAAGAGTTAGGACTGGACCAACCCTTGCTGAGACAGTATTTTCATTATCTATGGAATACTTTGCACGGTGATTTCGGCCGCTCATACATACAGCATCAAGAAGTATCTCAGATGTTGCTGGAAAAAATTCCAGTTACCTTTTGCCTGGCCCTTTTGGCCTTGACTATTGCACTAACCTTGGGAACACTGTTGGGAGTTATGTCAGCGGTTATGAAAAACACTGTCTGGGATACCTTTACGACTCTTTTAGTGTCGACAGGAGTTTCATTGCCGTCTTTTTGGCTGGGAATGATACTGCAACTGATATTTGGAGTTGTGTTTCATAGTTTGCCGGTTAGTGGAATCGGAGGAGAGGGGTTTGACCTTAAATACTATATCTTACCGGCAACTGCCTTAGGGTTAGCTTCTATGGCTCTTTACGCTCGCTTAACTCGAGCTTGCTTATTAGAGGTCTTGGAGGAGGACTATATTCGCACAGCTTATGCTAAGGGGCTTGCAAAACATGCTGTGATAATCAAGCACGCTTTAAGAAATGCCTTAATTCCTATAGTAACACAAGCGGGAACGGATTTTGCCACTCTGATGGGCGGTGCTGTTTTAACAGAAACTATTTTTTCTTTACCAGGTGTCGGCTTTATGCTTTTCAATGCGATCTCCAGAAGAGATTATCCTGTGGTCCAGGGCGTCACCTTATTTCTGGCCCTGGTTTTTGTCGTGGTGAACTTAATCGTGGATATTTTATATGTATTTTTGGATCCGCGGATTCGATATGAATGA
- a CDS encoding ABC transporter substrate-binding protein yields the protein MLSSKRSWPIFITALFLFALILTGCGLAPASTKDHNLVSSTPIDGGTFRFGMISSPSSLEPAFLEEINGIEIGKELYDGLVRYDPKTLEIKPAIAETWDYSQDDKVITFHLRKNVKFHDGTSVKAQDVIDDWNRLAAKDILSPVAFPLKPIVGFAEVNSGEADTLSGLKKIDDYTLEVTLNEKNAAFLTSLGHPSMGIYKIECAEKAGRDFGTPAASPETLIGTGAFKFVKWKSDQEIVIEKFNDYYGVKPHVDNVVYKLYNDESTALNDFRAGNLDYVDMVPPGQRQFVLKNYPNQTINTETLSTQFIGFNLNKEPFKDDVNLRKAIAYALDPQSIVDTILEGASSVSNGPLPSAMPGYDKDLKAPTFDKEKAKDYLIKAGYPDGKGLPPIQYAYNYNVENQKIAEAFQAQLKDVGIQIELKSMEWGSYINALQSGENQMFRVSWVADYPDPDNFLGVLYSKSQWGMNNVIFYSNPEVEKLLAQGLEETDLLKRMDIYKQVQEKLVEDQPALWTFTNSYLRLFGKNVHDLTVSALDQKDMRSVWLSKK from the coding sequence ATGCTTAGTAGTAAAAGATCTTGGCCTATCTTTATTACTGCTTTGTTTTTATTTGCATTGATTCTCACTGGTTGTGGTTTGGCTCCAGCATCTACAAAGGATCATAATTTAGTGAGTTCAACTCCTATTGACGGCGGAACCTTCCGTTTTGGTATGATTTCAAGTCCTTCTTCACTTGAACCGGCTTTTTTGGAAGAAATCAACGGGATTGAAATCGGAAAAGAACTTTATGACGGCTTAGTTCGCTATGATCCCAAAACTTTAGAAATAAAACCAGCCATTGCCGAAACCTGGGATTATTCCCAAGACGACAAAGTTATTACCTTTCACCTGCGCAAGAATGTTAAGTTTCATGATGGAACGAGTGTCAAAGCTCAAGATGTCATCGATGACTGGAATCGTTTAGCCGCCAAGGACATACTATCTCCCGTAGCCTTTCCTCTAAAACCAATTGTCGGTTTTGCCGAAGTGAACAGTGGAGAGGCCGACACCCTGTCGGGACTTAAAAAGATTGATGATTACACCCTTGAAGTTACTTTAAATGAAAAAAATGCGGCTTTCCTTACCTCACTAGGGCATCCCTCCATGGGTATTTATAAAATTGAGTGCGCAGAAAAAGCGGGCAGAGATTTTGGTACCCCTGCCGCCAGTCCTGAAACCTTAATTGGAACAGGAGCCTTTAAATTTGTAAAGTGGAAATCTGATCAAGAAATCGTCATTGAAAAATTCAACGATTATTATGGGGTTAAGCCTCATGTAGATAACGTGGTCTATAAACTGTATAACGATGAATCAACAGCCTTAAATGATTTTCGGGCAGGAAATCTAGATTATGTGGATATGGTTCCTCCCGGTCAAAGACAATTTGTGCTTAAGAATTATCCCAACCAAACCATCAATACTGAAACTTTGTCAACCCAGTTTATTGGATTTAACCTAAACAAGGAGCCTTTTAAAGATGATGTCAATTTGCGGAAAGCAATTGCGTATGCCCTGGATCCCCAAAGTATTGTCGATACAATTTTGGAAGGGGCTTCAAGTGTATCCAATGGGCCATTGCCTTCGGCAATGCCGGGTTATGATAAAGATCTTAAAGCACCAACATTTGATAAGGAAAAAGCCAAAGACTATTTAATCAAGGCAGGGTATCCTGATGGCAAAGGTCTTCCACCCATTCAATATGCCTACAACTACAATGTTGAAAATCAAAAAATAGCCGAAGCTTTTCAAGCCCAGCTGAAGGACGTCGGAATCCAAATTGAGTTGAAAAGTATGGAATGGGGTTCCTATATCAATGCTTTGCAATCCGGTGAAAATCAAATGTTTCGAGTTTCCTGGGTTGCAGATTATCCTGATCCGGATAATTTTTTGGGTGTTCTTTACTCAAAGTCGCAATGGGGTATGAATAACGTGATCTTTTACTCAAACCCAGAGGTGGAGAAGCTGCTTGCTCAAGGCTTAGAAGAAACAGACCTTTTAAAACGTATGGATATTTATAAGCAAGTACAAGAAAAGCTTGTTGAAGATCAGCCGGCCCTCTGGACCTTTACTAACTCATACCTTCGTTTGTTTGGAAAAAATGTCCATGATTTAACGGTTAGCGCCCTTGATCAAAAGGATATGCGCTCAGTCTGGCTGTCGAAGAAGTAG
- a CDS encoding dTMP kinase, translated as MLKGKLIVIEAGDGSGKATQTKLLFDKFSTSNVKVQKVEFPDYQSDSSALIRMYLKGEFGDEPNAVNPYAASTFYAVDRYASYKKGWEDFYQRGGIILADRYATSNMVHQAAKIEDPVEREDFLQWLWDLEFVKFKLPVPDCVIFLDMHPKYSQILINQRSDQQGIMEKDIHERNYDYLLHSYNNAVGISKAYGWTRVDCIHNGVLREKEDIHQEIYNIVKEVIAK; from the coding sequence TTGTTGAAAGGTAAATTAATTGTTATTGAAGCGGGAGATGGTAGCGGAAAAGCGACACAAACAAAATTATTATTTGATAAATTTTCTACAAGCAATGTTAAGGTCCAAAAAGTCGAATTTCCTGATTACCAGAGTGATTCTTCTGCTCTCATTAGGATGTATTTGAAGGGGGAATTCGGCGATGAGCCCAATGCCGTGAATCCCTATGCAGCCTCGACTTTTTATGCTGTCGACCGATATGCTTCTTACAAGAAAGGGTGGGAAGACTTTTATCAAAGGGGCGGTATCATTCTTGCTGATCGCTACGCCACGTCGAATATGGTACACCAAGCAGCTAAAATAGAAGACCCTGTTGAACGAGAAGACTTTCTTCAATGGTTATGGGATTTAGAATTCGTTAAATTTAAGCTTCCGGTTCCTGATTGTGTCATTTTCCTCGATATGCATCCTAAGTACAGCCAAATTCTTATTAACCAGCGGTCTGATCAACAAGGTATTATGGAAAAGGATATTCATGAAAGAAATTACGACTATTTGCTTCACTCATATAACAATGCAGTTGGTATCAGCAAAGCTTATGGATGGACGAGAGTTGATTGTATACATAATGGTGTGCTAAGGGAAAAAGAAGATATCCACCAGGAAATTTACAACATTGTCAAAGAAGTTATAGCTAAATAA
- the spo0A gene encoding sporulation transcription factor Spo0A translates to MSKKIKILVADDNRNLCQMLQNYLQGQEDLIVIGVANNGLEAWELIQSQEPDLIILDLVMPNLDGLGVLERINSRTSVTRPKIIMLTAFGQESLTHQAMMLGVDYFILKPFDLDILSKRIRSLTQDIPAAPPTQNNSAAPIVTTVGSGLNLHVEVTTMMHQIGIPAHVKGYQYIRDAILMVVEDVSLLGAVTKELYPSIAKKFDTAPSRVERGIRHAIELAWERGHTDTLKRIFGYSMNIERQKPTNSEFIALLADKLRVMSKVS, encoded by the coding sequence ATGAGTAAAAAAATAAAAATACTTGTCGCGGATGATAATCGAAATTTATGTCAAATGCTACAGAACTATCTTCAAGGCCAAGAAGATTTAATCGTTATTGGCGTAGCAAATAATGGTTTAGAAGCTTGGGAACTAATTCAGAGCCAAGAACCGGACTTAATTATTCTTGACCTGGTAATGCCTAATCTCGATGGCTTAGGAGTATTGGAAAGAATTAATTCACGGACGTCGGTAACCCGTCCAAAGATAATTATGCTCACAGCCTTTGGTCAGGAATCCCTTACCCATCAAGCCATGATGCTGGGTGTAGACTATTTCATTTTAAAACCCTTTGATTTAGATATTCTAAGTAAACGAATTCGTTCTCTAACTCAAGACATACCGGCGGCGCCACCTACCCAGAATAACTCGGCAGCGCCCATTGTAACAACCGTAGGAAGCGGACTGAATCTCCATGTTGAAGTAACTACGATGATGCATCAGATCGGTATTCCTGCTCATGTCAAAGGATATCAATATATCAGAGATGCTATACTAATGGTGGTTGAAGATGTCTCTTTATTAGGAGCTGTGACAAAGGAATTATATCCAAGTATTGCGAAAAAGTTTGATACTGCTCCCAGCAGAGTTGAGCGTGGAATTCGCCACGCCATAGAGCTGGCCTGGGAACGTGGACATACAGATACCTTAAAACGAATTTTTGGTTATTCCATGAACATAGAACGTCAAAAACCTACTAATTCCGAGTTTATTGCCCTGCTGGCAGATAAGCTGAGAGTAATGAGCAAAGTTAGTTGA
- a CDS encoding ferredoxin gives MIAEVDKDTCIGCGACPEFCPEVFKMEDDGLAVAYTNPVPSDVESSAKDAADGCPVDAIHVE, from the coding sequence ATGATAGCTGAAGTAGACAAAGATACTTGTATAGGTTGTGGAGCTTGTCCGGAATTCTGTCCGGAGGTTTTCAAAATGGAAGACGACGGTTTAGCAGTAGCCTATACTAACCCAGTTCCCAGTGATGTTGAGTCATCAGCCAAAGATGCTGCTGACGGTTGTCCCGTTGACGCAATTCATGTTGAATAA
- a CDS encoding DUF1858 domain-containing protein, with the protein MRFTLDMKLKDIMSSNPKTVEAMQELGLHCLGCAFSVNETLANAAQMHHIDPNLLLEKVNSVGQGEMSPEAAAKAQPPGGILQMDKKTYSIAPHIPAGVVTPEILRKIADVSEKYHAQALKVTSAQRIAIVGLKPEDVPKVWEDLGMDPGHAVGLCVRSIKVCPGDTFCKRGLQETLSLGMEMDKRYHGMQLPSKFKMGVAGCPNKCSDSASVDLGLMGTSKGYHLYVGGNGGVKPRQGNILLENLQKEEIISVVDAVMAYYRENAKPQERLGRMIDRMGIEGLLEYAKQAEPSHKE; encoded by the coding sequence ATGAGATTTACACTTGATATGAAATTGAAGGACATCATGTCTTCTAATCCAAAAACGGTGGAAGCTATGCAGGAGTTGGGACTACACTGTCTGGGATGTGCTTTTTCAGTCAATGAAACATTGGCAAATGCTGCACAGATGCACCATATCGATCCCAATTTGCTGTTGGAAAAGGTGAATTCTGTAGGACAAGGTGAAATGTCTCCTGAGGCAGCAGCAAAAGCTCAGCCTCCAGGAGGTATTTTACAGATGGATAAAAAAACTTATTCCATTGCCCCTCATATACCAGCCGGTGTTGTAACTCCCGAAATTTTGCGTAAAATCGCTGATGTTTCGGAAAAATACCATGCTCAAGCCCTTAAAGTGACATCGGCACAGCGCATAGCTATCGTGGGATTGAAACCGGAAGATGTGCCTAAAGTATGGGAAGACTTGGGCATGGATCCTGGACATGCTGTTGGGTTATGTGTGCGAAGTATTAAAGTTTGCCCAGGAGATACTTTTTGCAAAAGAGGTTTACAAGAAACCTTATCTTTGGGAATGGAGATGGACAAACGCTATCATGGTATGCAGCTGCCGTCCAAATTTAAGATGGGGGTAGCAGGATGTCCGAATAAATGTTCCGACTCAGCTTCCGTTGATCTCGGTCTGATGGGAACCAGTAAAGGTTATCACCTCTATGTTGGAGGAAACGGCGGAGTTAAACCAAGGCAGGGAAATATTTTATTGGAAAACCTGCAAAAAGAGGAAATTATTTCTGTGGTTGATGCCGTAATGGCCTATTACAGAGAAAATGCCAAACCCCAAGAAAGATTGGGTCGTATGATTGATCGCATGGGAATCGAAGGTTTGCTGGAATATGCCAAACAAGCGGAACCAAGCCATAAAGAATAA